The window ATGCACATTTCAGATTGATCATATTGGATGGCAAAATTTATGTTGAGAAATACAATACAAAGAGATTTATTCAAACTAGGCATTTGTACACTATGTATGGAATTATACAACTCCTTAGGTGGTATCCTGGAAAATTGCCTAATTTGGAGATCATGTTTGACACCGATGACCGGCCGGTTATCCGATCAAAGGACTACCGGCAACCTAACTCCGGTCCACCGCCGTTGTTCCGCTACTGTTCAGATTGGCACAGTTTGGATATTGTCTTCCCAGATTGGTCATTTTGGGGCTGGTAATTACCTTGCGACTTATCCTTTTTATTTTCTGTCCTTTAAAGTTTTGACACACTCATTAAGCGAATTAGTTAATATCTCACTAATTGTAAGCTTTATTTGGCTAAATTACCATTACATCTTAGTTAAATGAGTAACTACTGAATATGGTGCCTTGACTGCCTTCTTGGAGTAGTAAGGGTGGAAATAGAAAAACAACTAatgcattttttttgttttctaaaataacaaTTTTCTTTTTGGCTAAAGTGACAGAGTACTTTTATGAAAAAACGTATACTTTTAGTTGCTCCCAAAAATAATagttatattttttgtatatgtgtttataatacaaaaatatatatattttatatactttttggcTAGCGAATACAATTAGTTTCGGCCTACTTGTTAATTTTGTATTTTGCGCTACTTTTTTTTTCAGAACTACTTTAGTTACCAACATACAATTATTTCATAAACCTTTGCGAAATGATAATTTTCACATCTTAAAGATTTgatcttcaattttcttttatattCGAATGGGATGTGCTGTTCAAGATTTTACACAGTAACCTCTTGAAATTGTATAAAATGTCATTTTGTTTTTGTGGAAATGATTAtgtttttccttttgttaaatagCCGCAGAATtcctcctttcttcttttaagaAACTCAATTATACAGAACCTTATGGGAAGGCCAATTCTACATAACTCAATACCCCGATTTCATAAAATCATTATGTTCTTATTAGAGAAATTAACAAGACATTATAGTATCATCATTGACGTAAAGATTGAATTATTGGTTGAACTCTTCCAATTATTTATATGACTTTAATCATGCATGTGACAttaatatttcttttttggtctaaCCTAGGCAATGCTACCTAATTGTTTGCACAAAGATATTTTGAGTAAAAAAGTCATACAAGAAAATGTTGACTTTTATGTGTTGCGTATATTCCTGTCAAGGAAAATTCACTTTTGAGGCTACTAACTGAAAATTGGACACCAAAACTTTGAAcatgattattttatttttgcaaaTTTTGTAGGGCGGAGACAAATATAAAGCCATGGAGAAGTGTGATTAATGACATAAAACAAGGTAACGAAATAACCAAATGGAAGGATAGAGTACCCTTTGCTTATTGGAAGGGAAATCCCCATGTTTCTCCCATCAGAAAAGATCTAATGAAGTGTAATGTTACTGACAAACAGAATTTTAATACTCTCTTGTACGTTCAGGTTTGTACTACcattattttcttcatatttaaATTATGATAACCTTTTATTAtccctctttctttttgtttttaaatgaaaattaaaaggtattatctaaaatcagtttaattACAATTGATTACCATCTATAacattgttttcctttttttcccccAAGAAACTATATTTTCATTAGTTGGATACTGATACCTAGACCATAGTAACatactttattgtttaattacaaATCTTCAGGACTGGAATGATCAATCCAAAAAGGGGTTCAAGGAATCAAATCTTGGAAATCAGTGCACCTATAGGTATAGCCAAAGgctcctccccctccccctcccccccccccccacacacacaccaaaaaaaacaaaaaaaagtaactttgtttatttatttttcttcttttggtgTAGATTGGAAGTTGAAATTTTTTTGGGTTGACTGCAGATATAAAATATATGTAGAAGGATGGGCATGGTCAGTGAGTGAAAAATACATTTTGGCTTGCGATTCTCCAACATTGTACATAAAACCTCGTTACCATGATTTTTTCATGAGAGGGATGATTCCTCAGCTACATTATTGGCCTATTAGAGATAATGATAAATGTAGGTCCCTCAAGTTTGCTGTTCAATGGGGTAACAATAACACTGACAAGGTACAATTACTTGCTTATTTAACTTGTATACATTGACAAATATGATTTAATCTGCGAAAAATTTAATGTCACTTTTGTATGTATTATTTTTACACTGTCAATCGATAAAACTTAAACTCATTTACTAATGACTCATTCTTTCGACaattttttgttttgaatatCTTGACAGGCAGAGGCAATAGGGAAGGCAGGAAGTAATTTTATTCACGAAGATATGAAGATGGAATATGTGTTTGATTACATGTTCCATTTACTGAATGAATATGCAAAGCTGCTCAAATTTGAACCAGAAATTCCAGCAGAAGCAGTTGAAATATGTTCAGAATCATTGGCATGCACTTCAGAAGGTATTTGGAAAAAGTTCATGGAAGAAGGCTTAGAGAAATCTCCTAGTTATACAGATCCATGCACCCTTCCTCCACCTTATGAACCTCAAGAAATTAATTCTTTTATTGAACAAAAGATAAAAGCCACACAACAAGTGGAGGCTTGGGAGGATGAATACTGGAACAAGAAGCAATAGCGCGGGGTTGAGAGCTAGCTCACTTGGTGAACTCCGTGCCTCCCACAGTTGAGGTAGAGGGTTCAGATCCCGTTATTGGCGTAGCATCCCCTTCTCCTTGCCCTCGCACCTCTCCTAGTGTAATaaacaaaatttaaaagaaaaaaaaaaaaagaagcaatagGACCCTTTTAATTTTTGTAACTTAATTTCTTGCCTTTTTCTAATGTATATTGATTGCAATTGTATTAGAAATTACCTCAATGTACTGTTATGTAGACCTTCTTTAACCTCCCATcataatacaatatgaactttaTAGTAGAGGTTAGTAGCTTTTGAGACAAACTCAAACACAAGCTCTATATGAGGATGTTTACTTTGGCTGCCTTTACattattctctcttttctttcttattatcttttgcTATTACTaactttttcattttattggTTAAAACGTGGATCTTGAAATATGGGAAACTACTGAACTAATTTAAGAACAAATATTATTGAGATACCAAAGAGATTTCTTATTACTTTCAATTTTAGGAGGTGTTGAAAAAGTTACCAAAGAGTTTGGCTACTCAAAAATAGTCATTCGATTTAGATTTTAATTCATATAATTATACCATTCTTGTTATCATCACAGCTTCTTTAACTCATGATATCATCTTACAATGCTGAAAATACATTTTATACAAAGTTTACAGAATATTACGACAGACTCATTGGAGACTTTtggaaatatatttcaaatactATAATTTCTTTTGGTTTCCCATTCAGTATCCGGTATCCGTATTGATGTCTGACTAAGCGTTTCCTAGCAAAGACTACTCCATAACCAAGGCTCGAACCCGGAGTCTCTGGTTAAGGGTGAATGAgtacttaattatattatttcaaatataattaaaTAGGTCTAAAGTTATGGAATACAACATTTATATCAGAAGGGGAAAAAAACAAGTACATCAAGGGGTAAAGAAGACATTACAAAAGAAATTCCCTATTTCTATGAATTTCGAAACATCCACAATTAAGTGAATCCTTACTTTTTCCTAATCATAAATCGTCTGGAGCCACTTATTTTCCACCAAATGTTGCTCTTCTTATGGAGCAAACAATACACTCAAATTTAAAGAAATCAAGATTCAGCACATGGCTTCAAATGCCAAAACTTCGCAACCATATATGAAGTTTTGCACGCTAGAGGTTACAAGTTTAACAAATTTCAACCAACCATTAGTTTCTTCTTGATCCAATTTTATCAGCCAAAGCAACAAATCTCAGCTTTCAATCTCTTTCACTACTGAAAAACACTACTTAGTTgttattttctttaataattaaaGATGAGATTAAGGCTTGAATATAGTTTGGTATTCTAGCAAGGAATTGAAGAAACATAGCTTAAGTGCTGTAAATTTCCATGCGGATTTCAGCTTTGGGAATGATTGAAAGGCAGCGCAGGACTTCTTGGATTAAAAGCACTATTGGATTCTTCCTTATTCTTATATCTATTACTATTGTAGCACTAACAATTGAATGGAACGATATTGTAAGTAACTGCTTGCTCTGTCACTCTAACAAACCGACCCCAACTTTGTTTGAAACTAAGGCGTAAtagtaatagttgttgttgttatcataatctgatgttggaatttgacatCCCAGTCATTTGTACTTTCTGAACAATTTACACATGATTCAGTTACTTTAACgtgacaaaaaatagtttttagaCTTTAGTGTTGTAGTTGATAAAATTTAGTGATGATATGCGAAATTAATCTTTTTCTCATGTATAGcgacatttttctttttttagtctGTCCATACAGATTCTTTGCAGAAGAATAAAGTTGATCTTTTCCCTGAAGTTTCTTGCTCAATAAAGTGTCCGCGAACTTCACCAAACAAGCCTATATTCAGTTCACAATTCGAGTCCTGCCCCGAGTACTTTGGATGGATTCATGAAGATTTAAGGCCATGGAAGGACACAGGGATAACGCGAAAAATGGTAGAAAGAGCGCGAGAAGAAGCCCATTTTAGAATAGTTATAGTAAATGGAAGAGTGTATTTTGAGAAGTATAAACCAACTTTCCAAAAAAGGGACATGGTCACATTGTGGGGGATATTGCAACTTCTTAGTTTTTACCCTGGCATGTTACCGGATTTAGATTTTGTTTTCGAGTGTGGTGATCAACCAGTAACACAGAAAAGTGATTATGGAAAATCAAAGGATTCAATTCCACCACCATTGTTTCATTACTGTGGAAATGACTCGACTTTTGACATTGTTTTTCCTGATTGGTCCTTTTGGGGTTGGTAAACATTCTTATCTTTTCAAGTTCAAAGCCAATGTTAAGTTGAATTAATATCTGTTGATCTGAATCACAAGTACTACTTAACATTTTTATGTGGTTGTGTTAGAAATGGTTTATTGTGGTATTACTGCAGGCCAGAACTAAACATAAAGCCATGGGATATCTTGAAAAAAGATTTGCAGCAAAGCAATGAGATGATTAAGTGGACAGAAAGGGAGCCTTATGCTTATTGGAAAGGGAATGCATTATTAAGCCAATCAAGACGCGACCTTTTGAAGTGCAATGTCTCTATGAATCAGGACTGGAACGCGCGAATTTATGACATGGTAAGTCTCAACCTTCAGTTTCTTCACACTTAGGTGCTGTGGAATCCCTTAATAGATGCAAGCACTAGGTTCACAATAAAAGGGTTTCCCCGTGCACAAAGTTGTCGCTAAGTGCAGGGTCCAGGGAAAGGCCAGACTATATTGCGTCTACTGTACACAGTCTTACCCTACGTTGTTTCCATGGAGACAAGTCTTACCTCGCAAACTTTAGGTTCACAATGCTGAAAATTTTAAACATCATTTCATAATTTGCAATTTTTGATATGCTGTTTCTAGCCCTTTTCAGCAATGGGCTCGTGAACGAAGACAAGGCTATAAAACTTCAAATTTAGCTACACAGTGCACTCATAGGTAAGCAATCAATGCAGTACCTTCAAACTAGACCTTTTTCTCTGAATCTTTCATATCTTCTTAGCCTCTTTATTGTTCTAACTCATTTATGTTGAACATATTTTTTCTTGGAATTGGCATGAAAAGATACAAGATTTATGTTGAAGGGCTTGCATGGTCAGTGAGTCAAAAGTACATTCTAGCCTGTGATTCTGTGGCTCTTCTCATAAATCCCCACTACTATGATTTCTTCACAAGGAGTTTGCTGCCAACAATCCATTACTGGCCAATAAATGAGAATGACAAATGCAAATCCATCAAGTTTGCAGTAGACTGGGGCAATAAAAATGCAGAAAAGGTCACATTCTATGTATATGACAGTGCTAATTAATCTTCTGTCACATTAATCGTTTTATAAATTTAATGTTCGAGCACAATGACTTTCACCAGGCTCAAGAAATTGGAAAATCAGGGAGCAAATTTGTACATGAGGAGCTACAAATGAAGTACATTTACGACTACATGTTTCATCTCTTGTCCGAATATGCCAAGCTTTTGAAGTATCGACCCACTGTGCCTAGAGAAGCAGTTGAAGTATGTTCTGATACATTGATTTGCTCGACGAAAGGAATAAGAAAGAAGTTTAGGGTACATTCGAGGGTTAATAATGCTTCATCTTCAAAACCATGTACCATGCCCCCTCCCTGGAGCCCTGCAGATCTCCAAGATTTTCTCGAGAGAAAAGAGAATCTAACAAAGCAAGTTGAACAGTGGGAAGAAACTCAAAGTGTTTGAAACTTTCCACATCAAGGATATTGTATTTTCTTAAGCTATCATTCTTTCAATTTCGCCTAAATTCAGAAGTAAGAAAAGAAGTCACTTTTGAAGCACTGTATATCAGTTTTCCTCAAGATATATATGGCAGAAAATTATTGTTCTTTATTATGTCAATCTATGTAGAAAAATGCTCATTTGCTCCATGTATATTGTGAAATCAACTTTCATTGACTCGAAGGATTAAGCTTAAAATTGGATTACATTTCCATAACGAAGTATCTCTTAAACTATACATGAAGTATCCCCTAGTTCGATAGGAAAGTGCAAACTCTGAAGAAACAGATATGCTAGCATTCGAAATAAAACATCCCTTAGTGCACTTGATAAATTTCTGAATTTTGCCCTCCTAATTCGAGATTTAAAGATTAAGTGGAGCGAAGAAAAGTTCGAGTGAACTCAATAATCAAGATTCCTTTGGTTATCTCCTTAAACTAACAAGCTAGCTTTCATTTCTATATAACAATTATCGATTTGCTTCTCGATATGTTTATAAATGCTCTATCTCCTTGTGCAATACAGAACAGATAAAATGTATCAGAGTGGAATTTTCAAAATGGAAGAAACTAATCACATTCTTTACATAATCAAAGAAGAAACCTCTTATGATTAGGACTAAACCTACATAACCTGAACATAGTTTAGTGAGAAGAATCTAGATAAGTGAAATCCTGGATTTTGACactattttcttgaaaatataaaaggacTTTTGATCTTCTAATCGTGGATACTGCTACCTTCCAAAACAGGATCAATGTGGAAAAAGGGGGTCATTAGCTTTAGTAATCTAATGGAAAATCCTGTTCTGGATTCATTTTCAAGACTTAAATAGTATTTGACAGTAACAGCGAAAATAACAACAGGAACAATGATTGAACTGAAATAATTAGAAATTAGGATTCCATGACATTGCCACACATGATCGTGTTTATAGTATATTACAGACAAAAATCACAAAGAAAAATATACTGAACGTCTTAGACAAGAAAGTATAAATGAACACAAAACTCCATTAGGAAAGGCCTATAACATATGCCTTTACTAGTGACTGAATAAAAAGGCCTGATAATATATGTAGAGGGGAAATTAAAGATACATTTCGATCAACGAGCTCTGCCAATGAAGGTATCCAAGCTCATTTCACTTGGATCAGTAGCTTGCAACTCAACCTGGACACCATCAAATTCTCTCCTGAATCTATCTTTGGAACTTGCATACAGCATCTTACTTCTTACTCTTGCTGTTTCTGGTGACCTACATCCCACATCAGTTTTATCAAGTCACATGAATAATGGCTCAAGTATATCTTTCAATATTAAATAAACTTCTTATCACAGAAAGTTTTAGACCCATCTAAAATGTAACCAAAAAGGCAGACCCGTGCACAAGGCATCCTGCGTTCACATAGGATTTGGGAAAGGACCACAGCAGACtacctaccctaatgcaagcattagtggttgctttcacggctcgaacccgtgacctataggtcacacgaagACCAACTTTACCATCGCTCCAATGCTCCCATCTAAAATGTAGCCAATGACCATTAACCTATGTTGCTCAGATTCCTCCAAAAATGTCGTCAGGTGTGTGACGGATCCTCCAAAAGTTATCCATTATCAGAGAATCCGACACCGGTGCGGCtaatttttggaggatccgagcAACATAATCATAAACCACAGCCAGCAGAAAGATTCGTGAAGTGCAACATTCCTTGGCAGTATGCATACTTATGAAGAAGTTAGATTCATATAACGCAACGCTCTTTGTGAAATTACATGCATGCGTTGAACACTGCTCCTAAGATAAATTGAAAATCAGAGATTCATTGAAGGATGATACACAAACTTGAAAATAGGCCATCAATTAATGTCCAAAGTATTACTTTTTTGGCTGGTGAATGTTATTAGAGTTCAACATAAACTTAAATTTGGTTAGCGAATTTGCAAATCATacggaaaaagaaagaaagattaaAAAATTCAAACTTAAAACAACATTAAAGCCTAAAGTGGTATAGTTCACATCTACTTAGCTTCAAAAAACTGCTGTTAGAAATCGAATTGTGCAAATCTCCATGATATATAGGATGGCCAACTTGAGGCCCATTTTGTTATCATCCCACGAAAGAACTTCTCAATTTGTAACTTACTAAGACCGGAAAACAAGGAACTCTCCATACAAAACGAGGAAAATTAAGGATTTTTACATTATCAGGTTAAGTTGTCCTACAACAACAAGTAACTAGATATTCATATAACCTACTATAACATGTTGAGTCGCattgatagtgtaaaaattcTTTATATTGCGAGTGTACGTACCAAGCAACAAAGAAGATCTTGCTTTTCTGGACATTTTCATCAGTAGTGAAATCATAGTCAAAAACAGCATAGCGGCATTCATTGGAAGGCAAGCTGTTGGCAAAATCTTCATGAGTCTCTCCTTGTTCCCCAACCTTCTCAACAACAACTTGCTGGCCCTCAATCTTGAACACTATGTATCTGTAGTTCCTTTTTGCTTTCAACTccatgaagacacaaccaaaatttgttattgagagagaattgaaaatgtggaattttgccaaggtggagatttgttgaagtttggcaaaatgccaaagtcccacattggttgggagttaagtttggggggatttttcccctataaaagaaggcctaatgtttaggattgaaacacacctctcatttgccttctcatctgtttaaggcatttgtatcttctctctttagtattatttcacttgtattttggagtggaataaaatatttggttgtgtccgaggagtaggcagaattagccgaacctcgtaaattctggtgttccctttattattgctttattgtcttatttattatttggtggctgtcataatttttggtatagtagttgtgacttattcacactctatacatttggcttccgcaacaattggt of the Nicotiana tabacum cultivar K326 chromosome 7, ASM71507v2, whole genome shotgun sequence genome contains:
- the LOC107765833 gene encoding uncharacterized protein LOC107765833 translates to MKERNEKLMNDFWLRPAFQKNSVLGAKWKYLKKKATATLTTSLLLFFFLLAVSISSLAGWFDLAKYTGHSYQRVEGPTIEPQILEFPLDCGAWNQSNTCPRNYPKFYKPLNPNNSTCPEYFRWIYEDLKPWKETGITREMVEKAKRHAHFRLIILDGKIYVEKYNTKRFIQTRHLYTMYGIIQLLRWYPGKLPNLEIMFDTDDRPVIRSKDYRQPNSGPPPLFRYCSDWHSLDIVFPDWSFWGWAETNIKPWRSVINDIKQGNEITKWKDRVPFAYWKGNPHVSPIRKDLMKCNVTDKQNFNTLLYVQDWNDQSKKGFKESNLGNQCTYRYKIYVEGWAWSVSEKYILACDSPTLYIKPRYHDFFMRGMIPQLHYWPIRDNDKCRSLKFAVQWGNNNTDKAEAIGKAGSNFIHEDMKMEYVFDYMFHLLNEYAKLLKFEPEIPAEAVEICSESLACTSEGIWKKFMEEGLEKSPSYTDPCTLPPPYEPQEINSFIEQKIKATQQVEAWEDEYWNKKQ
- the LOC107765831 gene encoding uncharacterized protein LOC107765831 isoform X2 gives rise to the protein MASNAKTSQPYMKFCTLESVHTDSLQKNKVDLFPEVSCSIKCPRTSPNKPIFSSQFESCPEYFGWIHEDLRPWKDTGITRKMVERAREEAHFRIVIVNGRVYFEKYKPTFQKRDMVTLWGILQLLSFYPGMLPDLDFVFECGDQPVTQKSDYGKSKDSIPPPLFHYCGNDSTFDIVFPDWSFWGWPELNIKPWDILKKDLQQSNEMIKWTEREPYAYWKGNALLSQSRRDLLKCNVSMNQDWNARIYDMQWARERRQGYKTSNLATQCTHRYKIYVEGLAWSVSQKYILACDSVALLINPHYYDFFTRSLLPTIHYWPINENDKCKSIKFAVDWGNKNAEKAQEIGKSGSKFVHEELQMKYIYDYMFHLLSEYAKLLKYRPTVPREAVEVCSDTLICSTKGIRKKFRVHSRVNNASSSKPCTMPPPWSPADLQDFLERKENLTKQVEQWEETQSV
- the LOC107765831 gene encoding uncharacterized protein LOC107765831 isoform X1 yields the protein MRISALGMIERQRRTSWIKSTIGFFLILISITIVALTIEWNDISVHTDSLQKNKVDLFPEVSCSIKCPRTSPNKPIFSSQFESCPEYFGWIHEDLRPWKDTGITRKMVERAREEAHFRIVIVNGRVYFEKYKPTFQKRDMVTLWGILQLLSFYPGMLPDLDFVFECGDQPVTQKSDYGKSKDSIPPPLFHYCGNDSTFDIVFPDWSFWGWPELNIKPWDILKKDLQQSNEMIKWTEREPYAYWKGNALLSQSRRDLLKCNVSMNQDWNARIYDMQWARERRQGYKTSNLATQCTHRYKIYVEGLAWSVSQKYILACDSVALLINPHYYDFFTRSLLPTIHYWPINENDKCKSIKFAVDWGNKNAEKAQEIGKSGSKFVHEELQMKYIYDYMFHLLSEYAKLLKYRPTVPREAVEVCSDTLICSTKGIRKKFRVHSRVNNASSSKPCTMPPPWSPADLQDFLERKENLTKQVEQWEETQSV
- the LOC107765832 gene encoding actin-depolymerizing factor 12-like: MELKAKRNYRYIVFKIEGQQVVVEKVGEQGETHEDFANSLPSNECRYAVFDYDFTTDENVQKSKIFFVAWSPETARVRSKMLYASSKDRFRREFDGVQVELQATDPSEMSLDTFIGRAR